Proteins encoded in a region of the Vicia villosa cultivar HV-30 ecotype Madison, WI linkage group LG5, Vvil1.0, whole genome shotgun sequence genome:
- the LOC131606421 gene encoding lectin-like codes for MQLLPIIMASIQTQMISFYAIFLSILLPTIFFFKVNSTETTSFSITKFSPDQKNLIFQGDGYTTKEKLTLTKAVKNTVGRALYSSPIHIWDSQTGNVANFVTSFTFVIDAPNSYNVADGFTFFIAPVDTKPQTGGGYLGVFNSKDYDKSIQTVAVEFDTFYNTAWDPSDKERHIGIDVNSIKSKSTKPWKLRNGEKANVVIAFNAANNVLTVSLTYPNSLEEENVTSYTLSDVVPLKDVVPEWVRIGFSATTGAEYAAHEVLSWSFYSELSGPSGSKQAEDA; via the coding sequence ATGCAATTATTACCAATAATAATGGCTTCCATTCAAACCCAAATGATCTCATTCTATGCCATATTTCTCTCCATTCTCTTACCAACAATCTTTTTCTTCAAAGTGAACTCAACCGAAACCACTTCCTTTTCCATCACCAAGTTTTCTCCAGACCAGAAAAACCTAATCTTCCAAGGAGATGGCTACACCACAAAAGAGAAGTTAACCCTCACCAAGGCAGTAAAGAACACTGTTGGCAGAGCTCTCTATTCCTCACCTATCCATATCTGGGATAGCCAAACAGGCAACGTTGCTAATTTCGTAACTTCATTCACTTTTGTCATAGATGCACCCAACAGTTACAACGTTGCGGACGGGTTTACGTTCTTCATAGCACCGGTAGATACGAAGCCACAGACCGGCGGGGGATATCTCGGAGTTTTCAATAGCAAAGATTATGATAAAAGTATTCAAACTGTTGCTGTTGAGTTTGACACTTTCTATAATACTGCTTGGGATCCAAGCGATAAAGAAAGACATATTGGAATCGATGTTAACAGTATCAAATCTAAAAGTACTAAGCCGTGGAAGTTGCGGAATGGTGAAAAGGCTAATGTTGTGATAGCTTTTAATGCTGCTAATAATGTGTTAACTGTTAGTTTAACGTATCCTAATTCACTTGAGGAAGAAAATGTAACTAGTTATACTCTTAGTGATGTTGTGCCTTTGAAGGATGTTGTTCCTGAGTGGGTGAGGATTGGTTTTTCTGCTACCACTGGAGCGGAATATGCAGCACATGAAGTTCTTTCATGGTCTTTTTATTCTGAGTTGAGTGGACCTTCAGGTTCTAAGCAAGCTGAAGATGCATAG